In Cicer arietinum cultivar CDC Frontier isolate Library 1 chromosome 7, Cicar.CDCFrontier_v2.0, whole genome shotgun sequence, a single window of DNA contains:
- the LOC101500377 gene encoding subtilisin-like protease SBT2.4: MAKMSAACIVLPSLFIFIFIFFVSTTCCSQEERSIYLVLLRGDPIAFHEDSQNEDSSRIHVSRKALIKAHEKHLLAYHDMLLQTTLENGSYNKLHSFKYIINGFSVHTTPSQAKKLRGTPGVKLVEKDRGVKMMTTYTPEFLHLPKGIWAQEGGEENAGDGIVIGVIDSGINPHHPSFAYQSFKSNLSHFSGACETGPNFPPGSCNGKIVSAKYFSAGAEAMATLNASVDFLSPFDADGHGSHVASIAAGNAGVPVVVNGFFYGRASGMAPRARIAVYKAIYPSVGTLADVVAAIDQAVLDGVDIISLSVGPNEPTEDTLTFLNMFDISLLFARKAGVFVVQAAGNKGPTSSTVVSFSPWSVGVAACNTNRRYRASILLLNGQIVDGVGLSGPSFGNGTVFHKLVLAKDAVKTNGTFPNTPEYIEECQHPEALDPTKVFGSVIICNFSEGFSNGTSTLDAIIATAKALRFEGFILTANPNYGDYIAEPIPFAISSILIPSVADSKAILKYYEEWTKRDENGTVKEFGAAAAIGEGRVASFKGRSPVVSRFSSRGPDFIDTKRSPADVLKPDILAPGHQIWGAWSPNSALQPMLTGHSFALLSGTSMAAPHVAGIAALIKQHNPSWTPSMIASAISTTSTKYDNLGDPMMAEGFEVNTLHPSTPFEYGAGIVNPNRAIRPGLVLSSDYEDFISFLCSLPNIDASTITTAIGENCSSSFDYPSNLNLPSVTISALKGSICVKRSVMNVGNNTETYLGSVLSPNGTTVNLNPTWFTISPLGTQDLEIQINVTQPMEDFSFGEIVLTGSLDHIVRITLSVVPVSA, encoded by the exons ATGGCCAAAATGAGTGCTGCTTGCATAGTTTTACCATCCctattcattttcatttttatcttctttGTTTCAACAACATGTTGCTCTCAAGAAGAGCGATCGATATACTTGGTTTTATTGAGAGGAGATCCAATTGCATTTCATGAAGATTCACAAAATGAAGATTCATCAAGGATTCACGTCAGCAG GAAAGCCTTGATTAAGGCACATGAAAAGCACTTATTGGCATATCATGATATGCTTCTACAAACCACTTTAGAGAATGGAAGTTACAATAAACTCCACAGTTTCAAATACATAATCAATGGATTCTCTGTCCACACAACTCCTTCCCAG GCGAAAAAACTGAGAGGTACTCCTGGAGTAAAGTTGGTAGAGAAAGATAGAGGAGTGAAAATGATGACAACATACACACCTGAATTTCTTCATTTACCAAAGGGTATATGGGCACAAGAAGGAGGAGAAGAAAATGCAGGTGATGGAATTGTTATTGGTGTTATTGATAGTGGAATCAATCCACATCATCCAAGCTTTGCTTATCAATCTTTCAAATCAAATCTCTCTCACTTTTCTGGTGCTTGTGAGACTGGTCCAAATTTTCCACCTGGTTCTTGCAATGGAAAGATAGTTTCAGCTAAGTATTTTTCAGCTGGAGCTGAAGCTATGGCTACACTTAATGCTTCTGTTGATTTTTTGTCACCTTTTGATGCTGATGGACATGGCAG tcatGTTGCATCTATTGCTGCTGGAAATGCTGGTGTTCCTGTTGTAGTTAACGGTTTTTTCTACGGGCGAGCCAGCGGAATGGCGCCGCGTGCAAG GATTGCTGTTTATAAGGCTATCTACCCATCTGTGGGAACTCTAGCAGATGTTGTTGCAGCTATAGATCAA GCTGTCCTAGATGGAGTAGATATCATATCACTCTCTGTGggaccaaatgaaccaacagaaGATACATTGACATTTCTCAACATGTTTGATATTTCATTATTGTTTGCAAGAAAAGCAGGAGTTTTTGTGGTGCAAGCTGCAGGGAATAAGGGTCCAACATCTTCAACTGTAGTGTCATTCAGTCCTTGGAGTGTTGGTGTTGCTGCTTGCAACACAAACAGAAGATATCGTGCTTCAATTCTTCTTTTAAATGGACAAATAGTAGATGGTGTTGGACTATCAG GACCAAGTTTTGGAAATGGGACAGTTTTTCATAAGCTCGTATTAGCTAAGGATGCAGTAAAAACAAATGGAACATTTCCAAATACTCCAGAGTACATAGAAGAGTGCCAACATCCAGAAGCTTTGGACCCTACTAAAGTGTTTGGAAGTGTCATTATCTGCAACTTCTCAGAGGGCTTCTCTAATGGCACATCAACTCTCGATGCCATTATTGCCACTGCCAAGGCTCTAAGATTTGAGGGTTTTATTCTGACTGCAAATCCAAACTATGGTGATTATATTGCAGAGCCAATTCCCTTTGCTATTTCTAGTATCTTGATTCCTTCTGTAGCTGATTCCAAG GCTATATTGAAATATTACGAAGAATGGACAAAGAGGGATGAGAATGGAACTGTTAAAGAATTTGGTGCTGCGGCGGCCATAGGGGAAGGAAGGGTTGCCTCTTTCAAAGGGCGATCGCCAGTTGTTAGTAGATTTTCTTCAAGAGGTCCAGATTTCATTGACACAAAAAGAAGTCCTGCTGATGTACTTAAACCTGATATTCTTGCTCCAGGGCACCAAATATGGGGTGCATGGAGCCCCAATAGTGCATTACAGCCTATGCTAACAG GACACAGTTTTGCATTATTATCTGGCACCAGCATGGCAGCGCCTCATGTGGCTGGAATCGCAGCATTGATCAAGCAACATAATCCATCATGGACTCCATCTATGATAGCATCTGCAATCTCCACAACCAGCACAAAGTATGATAATCTTGGCGATCCTATGATGGCTGAAGGCTTTGAGGTCAACACCTTGCATCCCTCCACTCCTTTCGAATATGGCGCTGGCATTGTGAACCCAAACCGTGCCATTCGTCCAGGCTTGGTTCTATCATCAG ATTATGAAGACTTCATCAGCTTCTTGTGCTCTTTGCCAAACATTGATGCGAGTACAATAACTACAGCAATTGGAGAAAATTGCAGCAGCTCATTTGACTATCCATCTAATTTAAACCTTCCATCAGTGACAATATCTGCACTGAAAGGATCGATTTGTGTGAAAAGAAGTGTGATGAATGTAGGGAACAACACAGAGACATACTTGGGCTCTGTTCTATCTCCCAATGGAACTACAGTTAACCTGAATCCAACTTGGTTTACCATAAGTCCGCTAGGAACACAAGATCTGGAAATACAAATCAATGTCACTCAACCAATGGAGGATTTTAGCTTTGGTGAAATTGTTTTGACGGGAAGTTTGGACCACATTGTAAGAATAACTCTGTCAGTTGTGCCTGTTTCAGCATAA